A region of Ignavibacteriota bacterium DNA encodes the following proteins:
- a CDS encoding ZIP family metal transporter — protein sequence MEELLNYNPVLLAFVATLFTWFVTAVGSSMVFFFKSINNKLLNSMLGFAAGVMIAASFWSLLKPAIEMAEKSGNIPWIPAVTGFLSGGAFLLLIDKILPHLHLGLSIDKAEGIKTSWQRSMLLLMAITLHNIPEGLAIGIAFGALATNPEIGVLTGAIALTIGIGLQNFPEGAAVSIPLRREGLSRFKAFNYGQLSGIVEPISGVIGAYLILIIEPLLPFALSFAAGAMIFVVVEELIPESQTGHETDFSTIGAMLGFATMMLLDVALG from the coding sequence ATGGAAGAATTGTTAAACTATAACCCTGTTTTGTTAGCATTTGTTGCTACATTATTTACATGGTTTGTTACTGCAGTCGGATCTTCCATGGTATTCTTTTTCAAGTCAATCAATAATAAGCTCCTAAATTCTATGCTTGGTTTTGCAGCAGGTGTAATGATTGCAGCAAGTTTTTGGTCTTTGCTGAAACCGGCAATAGAAATGGCAGAAAAAAGTGGAAACATTCCTTGGATACCAGCTGTAACAGGATTTTTATCAGGTGGTGCATTTTTGTTGCTTATTGATAAGATTTTACCTCATTTACACTTAGGTCTATCAATTGATAAAGCTGAGGGTATCAAAACATCATGGCAACGAAGTATGCTTTTACTAATGGCAATTACCCTCCACAATATTCCTGAAGGATTAGCTATTGGTATAGCTTTTGGAGCATTAGCAACGAACCCTGAAATAGGAGTTCTTACAGGAGCAATTGCATTAACCATAGGTATTGGATTGCAAAACTTTCCTGAAGGTGCAGCTGTTTCAATACCCTTACGAAGAGAAGGTTTATCAAGATTCAAGGCATTCAACTATGGGCAACTGTCCGGAATAGTAGAACCCATATCAGGAGTAATTGGAGCTTATCTTATTCTAATTATTGAACCACTGCTTCCTTTTGCTCTTTCATTTGCAGCAGGTGCTATGATCTTTGTAGTAGTAGAAGAATTGATACCTGAATCACAAACCGGACATGAAACAGATTT
- the trxA gene encoding thioredoxin, with protein MSKPHHLTDAEFENVVIKSDIPVLIDFWAAWCGPCRLIAPIVDEMAGEYEGKAKICKLDVDNNTQVASKYGIRSIPTILIFKNGEVVDQIVGAVPKAQIVDRLQSHL; from the coding sequence ATGTCAAAACCACATCATCTCACAGATGCAGAATTTGAAAATGTAGTAATTAAATCAGATATTCCAGTATTAATTGACTTTTGGGCTGCATGGTGCGGACCTTGCCGTTTGATTGCACCAATAGTTGACGAAATGGCTGGAGAATATGAAGGCAAAGCCAAAATTTGCAAACTTGATGTTGATAACAACACCCAGGTAGCAAGTAAATATGGCATCCGCTCAATTCCTACTATTCTCATTTTCAAAAACGGTGAAGTAGTTGACCAGATAGTAGGTGCTGTTCCTAAAGCCCAAATAGTTGACAGATTGCAATCTCATTTATAA
- the eno gene encoding phosphopyruvate hydratase, producing MSSLITDVYAREVLDSRGNPTVEVEVLLEDGSMGRAIVPSGASTGEHEAHELRDGDKGRYLGRGVLKAVDNVNETIADALEGIDAAEQSQIDNILLELDDTDNKSNLGANAILGVSLACAKAAAEFHMLPLYSYIGGIRANTLPTPMMNILNGGKHADNTVDIQEFMIMPVGAETFSEALRMGTEVFHNLKNVLKSKGYSTSVGDEGGFAPSLKSNEEAFDVILEAIEAAGYRPNDDILLAIDTAASEMYEDGKYKMFKSSGDLLTADDMINWYVELVNKYPLISIEDGLGENDWEGWSKLTLALGNKIQIVGDDLFVTNPNFLGRGISEHIANSILIKVNQIGTLTETLDTISLAQRYGYSNVISHRSGETEDTTIADIAVATNAGQIKTGAPSRTDRVAKYNQLLRIEDMLGPEGIYAGRSIFNRQ from the coding sequence ATGAGTTCTTTAATAACTGATGTCTATGCACGTGAAGTGCTTGATTCTCGCGGTAATCCGACTGTAGAAGTTGAAGTTTTACTTGAAGATGGCTCGATGGGACGAGCAATTGTTCCTTCAGGAGCAAGTACAGGTGAGCATGAAGCCCACGAGTTACGAGATGGCGACAAAGGCCGCTACCTCGGAAGAGGGGTGCTTAAAGCCGTAGATAATGTAAATGAGACTATTGCAGACGCCTTAGAAGGTATAGATGCTGCAGAGCAGTCGCAAATTGATAATATTCTCCTCGAACTTGACGATACTGATAACAAATCGAATTTAGGTGCTAATGCTATATTAGGTGTGTCACTTGCCTGTGCAAAAGCTGCTGCCGAGTTTCACATGCTTCCTTTGTACAGTTATATTGGTGGTATTCGTGCAAATACACTTCCTACTCCTATGATGAATATACTCAACGGCGGCAAGCACGCCGATAATACAGTTGACATTCAGGAATTTATGATTATGCCTGTTGGTGCAGAAACTTTTTCTGAAGCATTAAGAATGGGTACTGAAGTATTCCATAATCTGAAAAATGTTTTAAAATCTAAAGGTTACAGCACTTCAGTTGGAGATGAAGGTGGTTTTGCCCCATCACTTAAATCAAACGAAGAAGCATTTGATGTCATACTTGAAGCTATTGAAGCAGCCGGTTACAGACCTAATGATGATATTTTGCTTGCAATTGACACTGCCGCAAGTGAAATGTATGAAGATGGCAAGTATAAAATGTTCAAATCATCGGGTGATTTGCTTACTGCTGATGATATGATTAATTGGTATGTTGAACTTGTTAACAAGTATCCGCTAATATCTATTGAAGACGGTCTTGGCGAAAACGACTGGGAAGGCTGGAGCAAACTTACTCTCGCTCTTGGTAATAAAATTCAAATTGTTGGCGACGACTTATTTGTAACAAATCCAAATTTCTTAGGTCGTGGCATTTCTGAGCATATAGCTAATTCAATATTGATTAAAGTTAATCAAATTGGTACTTTGACTGAAACACTTGATACTATTAGTCTTGCACAAAGATACGGCTATTCAAACGTAATTTCACACCGTTCAGGCGAAACAGAAGATACAACAATTGCAGATATTGCTGTTGCTACAAATGCAGGTCAGATTAAAACAGGAGCTCCAAGCCGCACAGACAGAGTTGCTAAATATAATCAGTTACTCAGAATTGAAGATATGCTTGGACCTGAAGGCATTTATGCAGGCAGAAGTATTTTTAACAGACAATAA
- a CDS encoding class I SAM-dependent methyltransferase, with translation MNLITYDDIIETYLRIRQRGSSFLLSKINLFPSKRTISSFSSDMQRSGWWSVPLVYKRWNEIITGNPEITYEKFFVEKFLDSKTNVSLLSLGCGEGTREMHLASNPIFSKVTGVDISYSRIKSANLRAKENKLDNIFFICNDVNNLNINQEKFDVILFDNSLHHFKNVVKLLPSITSKYLKNNGFLVVNEYIGPKRLQWSDIQINYTNNTLAEIPEKFRTRYLTKSIKNRFTGPGLIRMFVSDPSEAVDSENILPALRKYFEPIYEKFYGGNLLMHILKDIAHNFYEQNEETKSLLTKLFMIEDELINIEKKSLMMFGIYKNAQ, from the coding sequence GTGAATTTAATAACATATGATGATATAATCGAAACTTATTTAAGGATACGTCAGAGAGGTTCATCTTTTTTGTTATCCAAAATAAATTTATTCCCAAGTAAGAGAACAATATCAAGTTTTTCAAGCGATATGCAAAGGTCAGGTTGGTGGAGTGTACCTTTAGTATACAAACGATGGAATGAAATAATAACCGGTAACCCCGAAATAACTTATGAAAAATTTTTTGTTGAAAAATTCTTAGATTCAAAAACTAATGTTTCGCTACTTTCATTGGGTTGTGGCGAAGGAACTCGTGAAATGCATTTGGCTTCAAATCCAATTTTCAGCAAAGTGACTGGAGTTGATATATCTTATTCAAGAATCAAAAGTGCCAACTTAAGGGCAAAAGAAAATAAACTTGACAACATTTTTTTTATTTGTAATGATGTAAATAATCTGAATATTAATCAAGAAAAATTTGATGTAATATTATTTGATAATTCACTACATCATTTTAAAAATGTCGTAAAATTACTTCCATCTATAACTTCAAAATATTTGAAAAATAACGGGTTTTTAGTTGTCAATGAATATATCGGACCAAAAAGACTTCAATGGAGTGATATACAAATAAATTATACAAATAATACATTAGCAGAAATTCCCGAAAAATTTAGAACCAGATATTTAACTAAATCAATTAAAAATAGATTTACCGGTCCCGGATTGATAAGAATGTTTGTATCTGATCCATCGGAAGCTGTGGATTCAGAAAACATATTACCTGCTTTGAGAAAATACTTCGAACCGATTTATGAAAAGTTCTATGGTGGGAATCTTTTAATGCATATTCTTAAAGATATTGCCCACAATTTCTATGAACAAAATGAAGAAACAAAAAGTCTTCTAACGAAATTATTTATGATTGAAGATGAACTAATTAATATAGAAAAGAAAAGTTTAATGATGTTTGGCATTTATAAAAATGCTCAGTAA
- a CDS encoding phosphoglucomutase/phosphomannomutase family protein, producing the protein MIKFGTDGWRGLIARDFTFENVQKVALATARYLKNKFGEDNLNVVIGYDTRFLSRQFAEETALVLAWQGIKVQLTDGVSSTPQVSYHTKQKNASLGIVITASHNPPIYNGYKVKANFGGPAKPEDITELEVELKKLWNKPPQFKMKTLKEYIKLGYIKIFDAKESYLRYIKKKIDIEAIQNSGFKILFDPMHGAGIDTIHKLLPGASEIHGEYNPSFGEIDHPEPIAECLGTLAAKVVEGKFDIGVALDGDADRLGLMDHEGNFVDSHKIFMIMLKYLYEVKKKRGAVAKTVSLTTMVNLYCEKKKIHLFETAVGFKHIAKLMVEEKILIGGEESGGLSSIVHIPERDGLFNSLMILEIMAVRKKSLKELCDELDEEFGVHRFSRRDVTVTEELKEQILKAAGSNPTQLGKYPVIGTNFTDGFKFFVDKGWLLIRASGTEPLIRFYAEADSVTKVEELLDSGMKLK; encoded by the coding sequence ATGATTAAATTTGGAACAGACGGCTGGCGCGGACTTATTGCAAGAGATTTTACTTTTGAAAATGTTCAGAAAGTGGCATTAGCAACTGCCCGTTATCTGAAGAATAAATTCGGTGAGGATAATTTGAATGTCGTCATTGGGTATGATACAAGATTTCTTTCACGGCAGTTTGCAGAAGAAACCGCTTTAGTACTTGCTTGGCAGGGCATTAAAGTTCAGTTGACTGATGGAGTTTCATCTACTCCTCAGGTTTCTTATCATACTAAACAAAAGAATGCTTCTCTTGGAATTGTAATTACCGCAAGCCATAACCCTCCTATTTATAATGGTTACAAGGTTAAGGCTAATTTCGGTGGTCCTGCTAAACCTGAAGATATTACAGAACTTGAAGTTGAACTCAAAAAACTCTGGAATAAACCGCCTCAGTTTAAAATGAAAACTTTGAAAGAGTATATCAAACTGGGTTATATCAAAATTTTTGATGCAAAAGAATCTTATCTGAGATACATCAAAAAGAAAATTGATATTGAAGCTATTCAAAATTCAGGTTTCAAAATTCTTTTTGATCCCATGCACGGAGCAGGAATTGACACTATTCATAAACTTCTGCCTGGCGCAAGTGAAATTCATGGTGAATACAATCCATCTTTCGGTGAAATTGACCATCCTGAACCTATTGCTGAATGTTTGGGTACTTTGGCAGCGAAAGTTGTCGAAGGTAAATTCGATATTGGTGTTGCTTTAGATGGTGATGCTGACAGACTTGGGCTGATGGACCACGAAGGTAATTTTGTTGATTCGCATAAAATCTTCATGATTATGCTAAAATATCTTTATGAAGTCAAAAAGAAACGCGGTGCTGTTGCCAAGACTGTATCACTCACTACAATGGTAAATCTGTATTGTGAAAAGAAGAAGATTCATCTTTTTGAAACTGCTGTAGGATTTAAGCATATTGCAAAACTGATGGTAGAGGAAAAAATCTTAATTGGTGGTGAAGAATCAGGCGGATTAAGCTCGATTGTTCATATACCTGAACGTGATGGATTATTCAATTCTCTGATGATACTTGAAATTATGGCTGTCCGCAAAAAATCTTTGAAAGAGCTGTGTGATGAGCTTGACGAAGAATTTGGCGTTCACCGTTTCAGCCGCAGAGATGTAACAGTTACAGAGGAATTGAAAGAGCAGATTCTGAAAGCGGCGGGCTCTAATCCAACACAATTGGGTAAATATCCTGTCATCGGTACAAATTTCACAGATGGTTTTAAATTCTTTGTGGATAAGGGCTGGCTTTTGATTCGTGCATCCGGCACCGAGCCATTGATAAGATTCTACGCTGAAGCTGATTCAGTCACCAAAGTTGAAGAACTTCTTGACTCCGGAATGAAACTGAAGTAA
- a CDS encoding 4a-hydroxytetrahydrobiopterin dehydratase produces the protein MFRPELLKDDEIADLLSDFPFWKKENTLIVKEIAASNFAAAIGIVNSVAVLAEKADHHPDILIYGWNKIRIMLSTHDKGGLTKLDFELAKKIDELNF, from the coding sequence ATGTTCCGACCTGAATTATTGAAAGATGACGAAATCGCCGATTTATTGTCGGATTTCCCTTTTTGGAAAAAGGAAAATACATTAATTGTAAAAGAAATAGCCGCGTCTAACTTTGCCGCGGCTATCGGTATTGTCAACTCTGTAGCTGTTCTTGCAGAAAAAGCCGACCATCACCCTGACATACTAATTTACGGATGGAACAAAATTCGTATAATGTTATCTACTCACGATAAAGGTGGTCTTACAAAATTGGACTTTGAATTAGCTAAAAAAATTGATGAATTAAATTTTTAA
- a CDS encoding 4-hydroxy-3-methylbut-2-enyl diphosphate reductase — protein MKVTIDEKAGFCWGVVRTVDIAEETLNLAAKNDSKTYILGHIIHNPKEISRLEEKGLTTITHDDLEEIAKNDKNAKVIIRAHGEPPSTYKRTADLGMNVIDATCPLVTNLQNRVRKYYELGYKIIIFGKKEHAEVIGLRGVCNDECTVIKTLEEAKQINDFERQTIFMSQTTMDKHLFHEVKGYLESKINNLIDLGEIESKLIGRDTTCRAVTSREEPLLNFAKSNDVMIFVSGKNSSNGKSLYNSCLKVNPRTYFVEDLSEIDWAWFENAETVGISGATSTPQWYMENVKSCIENKFN, from the coding sequence ATGAAAGTTACGATAGATGAAAAAGCAGGATTTTGCTGGGGTGTGGTTCGGACAGTTGATATTGCTGAAGAAACATTAAATCTTGCTGCTAAAAATGATTCAAAAACCTATATACTTGGGCATATTATTCACAATCCCAAAGAAATAAGCAGGTTGGAAGAAAAAGGTCTGACAACTATAACACACGATGACTTAGAGGAAATTGCTAAAAATGACAAGAATGCTAAGGTTATCATAAGAGCTCACGGGGAGCCTCCGTCAACTTACAAAAGAACTGCTGATTTGGGAATGAATGTAATTGATGCCACTTGTCCGCTTGTTACAAATCTGCAGAACAGAGTCCGAAAGTATTATGAATTGGGTTATAAAATTATAATTTTCGGAAAAAAAGAGCATGCTGAGGTTATTGGTCTCAGAGGTGTTTGCAATGATGAGTGCACTGTAATAAAAACTCTGGAAGAAGCTAAGCAGATTAATGATTTCGAGCGTCAAACAATTTTTATGTCTCAAACTACTATGGATAAACACTTATTCCATGAAGTTAAGGGGTATTTAGAGTCCAAAATTAATAATTTGATAGATTTGGGTGAAATTGAAAGTAAGTTAATCGGAAGAGATACTACCTGTAGAGCTGTTACAAGTAGGGAAGAGCCACTCCTTAATTTTGCGAAGTCTAATGATGTGATGATTTTTGTCTCAGGTAAAAATTCTTCAAACGGTAAGAGTTTATATAATTCATGTCTTAAAGTTAATCCTAGAACTTATTTTGTGGAAGATTTGAGTGAAATTGACTGGGCTTGGTTTGAGAATGCTGAAACCGTAGGCATTTCGGGTGCTACCAGCACTCCTCAATGGTATATGGAAAATGTAAAATCATGTATTGAGAATAAATTTAATTAG
- a CDS encoding HAD hydrolase-like protein, which translates to MKYLVLFDIDGTILNFRHGIAKQLFAEMLKELFGRDVPDSAIPQFHGMTDLQIIRSISENIGISYQDTIELIPQIWKKMLVMFQQHSLPENVTVLPGVPDLIKTLSENDEVRLGLITGNFLENAYLKLSIAGLDSYFPTGAFGCDSEDRNMLPPIAIMRINQHYNTQLFASHNTIIIGDTHRDIECARKNGIKVIAVATGGFTNEELNSQAPDAVLNDLGDTSYSLKTIYSLLNSN; encoded by the coding sequence ATGAAATATCTTGTTTTGTTTGACATAGATGGTACAATTTTAAATTTCAGGCATGGAATAGCCAAGCAGTTATTTGCTGAAATGCTCAAAGAGCTTTTTGGTCGTGATGTTCCGGACTCAGCAATACCTCAATTCCACGGTATGACAGACCTCCAGATAATAAGAAGTATAAGTGAAAATATTGGCATTTCATATCAGGATACAATTGAACTGATTCCTCAAATATGGAAAAAGATGCTTGTTATGTTTCAGCAGCATTCCTTACCTGAAAATGTTACTGTCCTACCGGGTGTTCCTGATTTAATAAAAACCCTTAGCGAAAATGACGAAGTCAGATTAGGTCTTATAACAGGAAACTTTTTAGAAAATGCATATTTAAAATTAAGTATTGCAGGGCTTGACTCATACTTTCCAACCGGTGCTTTCGGTTGCGATTCTGAAGACAGAAATATGCTGCCACCCATAGCAATCATGAGAATCAATCAGCATTATAATACACAGCTATTTGCATCTCATAATACTATTATAATCGGGGATACGCACAGAGATATCGAATGTGCAAGAAAGAACGGAATTAAAGTAATTGCTGTTGCAACAGGCGGATTTACGAATGAAGAGTTGAACTCTCAAGCTCCTGATGCAGTTTTAAATGACCTTGGAGATACTAGTTATTCATTGAAAACTATTTATTCATTGTTAAATTCAAATTGA
- a CDS encoding oligosaccharide flippase family protein, whose translation MLSKLKNLAGDTIIYGMSSVIIRLFTFLLTPVYSNFLSTSQFDFLIYLLSFSAILAVFYSVGMEAAYIRFFKHDDEVQSRQAFSISYFAINILAFLVTLLIILNSNYLVEIAGYSHIPYASNMIMLAAFIPFLDVLSNIPFNFLRVTRKAVRLSLFKLLVVVTSLILHLILLINYDMQAEGALWSQITANLFAFIVLIPIILENLVFDFDKSLIKDMIRFALPVFPAGLASVFLQVADRPILKILTDSEIAITTYQVNYRLAVPMLIFVAVFDFAWQPFYLKHYEESDSPKLFGRVLTYYTLIAGMLFLTLSFFLEYLVRIPFPGGSLINSIYWQGLHIIPFILIAYFFYGLYVNFSIGAIIGKKTYATAIALISAVIVNIAGNMKLVPEIGYIGSAYSIILAYFVAMLIIYFFSRSYFKVEYEWKRVVIIIIISASIYILITEFVNLVDSDFLQFIIKLSGVGLFLLFLRIFGFFTKGEISFVRNFFKKSDKMSDNLKI comes from the coding sequence ATGCTCAGTAAATTAAAAAATCTTGCCGGAGATACTATAATTTATGGTATGAGTTCAGTTATCATAAGGCTATTTACATTTCTGCTGACACCTGTTTACTCAAATTTTCTCTCTACATCGCAATTTGATTTTCTGATTTATCTTTTATCTTTTTCTGCTATCCTGGCTGTATTTTATTCGGTTGGGATGGAAGCAGCATATATTCGCTTTTTCAAGCACGATGATGAGGTTCAATCGCGTCAAGCATTCTCAATTTCATACTTTGCAATAAATATTTTAGCATTCTTAGTCACACTATTGATTATCCTGAATTCAAACTATCTCGTAGAAATTGCTGGATACAGTCATATTCCCTACGCTTCAAATATGATAATGCTTGCAGCTTTCATACCTTTTTTGGATGTGTTATCCAACATTCCATTTAATTTTCTTAGAGTAACTAGAAAAGCTGTAAGATTATCACTTTTCAAGCTCTTAGTTGTTGTAACTTCATTGATACTTCATTTGATTTTACTCATTAATTACGATATGCAGGCAGAAGGTGCGTTATGGTCACAAATAACTGCTAATCTATTTGCATTTATAGTGCTTATACCAATCATCCTGGAAAATCTCGTATTTGATTTTGATAAATCCTTGATAAAAGATATGATTCGATTTGCTCTGCCTGTGTTTCCCGCCGGGCTTGCATCGGTATTTCTGCAAGTAGCCGACAGACCAATCCTAAAAATTCTGACGGATTCAGAGATTGCAATCACTACTTATCAAGTTAATTACAGACTGGCTGTGCCAATGCTGATTTTTGTTGCTGTGTTTGATTTTGCTTGGCAACCATTTTATTTAAAGCATTACGAAGAAAGTGATTCTCCAAAATTATTCGGCAGAGTCCTGACCTATTACACTCTAATAGCCGGTATGTTATTCCTGACTCTGTCATTTTTTTTGGAGTATCTTGTAAGGATTCCATTCCCGGGCGGTAGCCTGATTAATAGTATCTATTGGCAAGGACTTCATATCATCCCTTTTATATTAATTGCTTACTTTTTTTATGGCTTGTACGTAAACTTCTCAATTGGTGCCATTATCGGCAAAAAAACTTATGCAACGGCAATAGCACTAATTTCCGCTGTTATTGTCAATATCGCAGGAAATATGAAATTAGTGCCTGAAATAGGATATATTGGTTCAGCATATTCGATAATTCTTGCATATTTTGTTGCAATGTTGATAATTTATTTTTTCAGTCGTTCATATTTCAAAGTGGAATATGAATGGAAAAGGGTTGTAATTATTATAATCATATCAGCATCAATATATATATTAATCACTGAATTTGTAAATTTAGTTGATAGTGATTTTCTGCAATTTATTATTAAATTGTCAGGAGTTGGATTATTTCTGCTATTTCTTAGAATATTTGGATTCTTCACAAAGGGTGAAATTTCATTTGTCAGAAACTTTTTCAAAAAGTCAGATAAAATGTCTGATAATTTAAAAATTTAA
- the cmk gene encoding (d)CMP kinase, giving the protein MMKKIIIAIDGPAGSGKSTTAKIVAEKLGYIYIDTGAMYRAVTLACIEANTDINDESVSKVVDDIIIELRQSDLGQRTILDGRDVSDDIRRPDVTKLVSPVSAMAYVREKMVEQQRLMGQSGGVVMDGRDIGTVVFTQAELKIYLIASIEARAERRMKELKLKGYDSSIDEISSQIEARDKYDSSREISPLKKADDAIEIDTSNITIEEQTSIILNLANDLLKVG; this is encoded by the coding sequence TTGATGAAAAAAATTATTATTGCAATTGATGGACCTGCAGGCTCGGGAAAATCAACAACGGCAAAAATTGTAGCTGAAAAATTGGGATATATTTATATTGATACAGGAGCTATGTACAGAGCTGTTACACTTGCGTGCATTGAAGCAAATACGGATATCAATGATGAATCTGTCAGCAAAGTTGTTGATGATATAATAATCGAGTTAAGACAAAGCGACTTAGGGCAAAGAACTATTTTGGATGGTCGGGACGTAAGTGATGATATCCGGCGACCGGACGTAACTAAACTGGTCAGTCCGGTGAGTGCTATGGCTTATGTCCGCGAGAAAATGGTCGAGCAACAGAGATTAATGGGGCAGTCCGGTGGTGTTGTTATGGATGGGCGAGATATTGGAACTGTTGTTTTTACTCAGGCAGAGCTTAAGATTTATCTCATAGCATCTATTGAAGCCAGAGCGGAAAGGAGAATGAAGGAACTTAAGCTCAAAGGATATGATTCATCAATTGATGAAATTAGTTCGCAGATTGAAGCTCGTGATAAATATGACAGCAGTCGCGAAATAAGTCCTTTAAAAAAGGCTGATGATGCAATCGAAATTGATACATCAAATATTACAATTGAAGAACAAACGTCAATCATCTTAAATTTGGCTAATGATTTATTAAAGGTAGGATAA
- a CDS encoding RNA polymerase sigma factor, producing the protein MNSKEKQEKFLELFHALNDSLYMYARALAKNSEDAEDLVSDTILVCYEKFDNLRDLTGFKGYVFKTIRSLHRQKYRRSWLFGFFDEKSSDNIVSSEPAPDLPYDIGILYKEINNLPELQKEAVVLFEISGFSIREIMQIQGGTESGVKSRIKRGKEKLRSLMMVHHSDKDFLVFAERSEEVEK; encoded by the coding sequence TTGAATTCCAAAGAAAAACAGGAAAAATTCTTAGAGTTGTTTCATGCTTTAAATGATTCACTCTATATGTATGCACGGGCTTTGGCAAAGAATAGCGAAGACGCTGAAGACCTTGTTAGTGATACTATTCTTGTCTGTTATGAAAAATTTGATAATCTTAGAGATTTAACCGGATTCAAAGGATACGTTTTTAAGACAATCAGGAGCTTACACAGGCAAAAATACCGCAGGTCGTGGCTTTTTGGATTCTTCGATGAAAAAAGTTCTGATAATATCGTTTCTTCAGAACCGGCACCTGATTTACCATACGATATTGGCATTTTATACAAAGAAATAAACAATTTACCCGAATTGCAAAAGGAAGCGGTGGTATTATTTGAAATTTCGGGGTTTTCGATTAGGGAAATCATGCAAATACAAGGTGGTACTGAATCAGGAGTGAAATCAAGAATAAAACGAGGAAAAGAGAAGCTAAGGTCATTGATGATGGTTCACCATTCTGATAAGGATTTTTTAGTATTTGCTGAACGAAGCGAAGAGGTAGAAAAATGA